One genomic segment of Alphaproteobacteria bacterium includes these proteins:
- a CDS encoding NUDIX domain-containing protein → MFRETVRWRPQQRVRVIAIGIARHRDSILAMRVRDDSGRVKGCRPPGGAVEFGERAVEALGREFREEFGTGITVVGAPAVIENLYTHEGAAGYEIVFAFPIRLDPGWLQDQDEIRVDEGGNSGPVCAWYPIEALVRGAIELYPDGMRDLLPHLLPD, encoded by the coding sequence GTGTTCAGGGAAACCGTTCGCTGGCGGCCGCAGCAGAGGGTGCGGGTGATCGCGATCGGTATCGCCAGGCATCGCGATTCGATACTTGCCATGCGCGTGCGGGACGACTCCGGCCGGGTCAAGGGCTGCCGGCCGCCAGGCGGCGCCGTGGAGTTCGGCGAGCGAGCCGTCGAGGCGCTGGGCCGCGAGTTCCGCGAGGAGTTCGGAACCGGCATCACCGTCGTCGGCGCGCCGGCCGTCATCGAGAACCTCTACACCCATGAAGGCGCGGCAGGCTACGAGATCGTTTTCGCCTTTCCGATCCGCCTCGATCCGGGGTGGCTTCAGGACCAGGACGAGATCCGCGTCGATGAGGGCGGCAACAGCGGACCGGTCTGCGCGTGGTATCCGATCGAGGCGCTCGTGCGTGGCGCGATCGAACTGTACCCGGATGGAATGCGGGATCTGCTTCCGCACTTGCTGCCCGACTGA
- the mtaB gene encoding tRNA (N(6)-L-threonylcarbamoyladenosine(37)-C(2))-methylthiotransferase MtaB: MAAVSAPQFITFGCRLNAYETEVMRRNAAAAGVERAVVVNTCAVTAEAERQARQAIRKARRDHPDARIIVTGCAAQIAPERYAAMAEVDQVLGNEAKLDPAIWRRDEPMLVDDIMAVRETAGHLVEGLEGRTRAFVQVQNGCDHRCTFCIIPYGRGASRSVPVGEVVQQVRTLVGRGYREVVLTGVDLTSYGADLPGAPRLGQLVRRLLRLVPALDRLRLSSLDPAEIDDDLWRALADEPRLMPHLHLSLQAGDDMVLKRMKRRHSAADATTVVDRARALRPDVVFGADLIAGFPTETEAMAANTLALVEALDLTWLHVFPYSARQGTPAARMPQVPAPMRKARAAALRAAGDAAVARHLAAQVGRTVPVLMETDGLGRTAQFAPVAVADAGAGALLPVRIVGLDGGRLVGRALAAAA, from the coding sequence GTCGTCAACACCTGCGCGGTGACCGCCGAGGCCGAGCGGCAGGCGCGCCAGGCGATCCGCAAGGCCCGCCGCGACCACCCCGACGCCCGCATCATCGTCACCGGCTGCGCCGCGCAGATCGCGCCCGAACGCTATGCCGCGATGGCTGAGGTCGACCAGGTGCTGGGCAACGAGGCCAAGCTCGACCCGGCGATCTGGCGCCGCGACGAGCCGATGCTGGTCGACGACATCATGGCGGTGCGCGAGACCGCCGGCCACCTGGTCGAGGGGCTGGAGGGCCGCACGCGCGCCTTCGTCCAGGTGCAGAACGGCTGCGACCATCGCTGCACCTTCTGCATCATCCCCTACGGCCGCGGCGCCAGCCGCTCGGTGCCGGTGGGCGAGGTCGTGCAGCAGGTCCGCACGCTGGTCGGGCGCGGCTATCGCGAGGTGGTGCTGACCGGCGTCGACCTGACCAGCTACGGCGCCGACCTGCCCGGCGCGCCGCGGCTCGGCCAGCTGGTCCGCCGGCTGCTGCGGCTGGTGCCGGCGCTGGACCGGCTGCGGCTGTCGTCGCTGGACCCGGCCGAGATCGACGACGACCTGTGGCGGGCGCTGGCCGACGAGCCGCGGCTGATGCCGCACCTGCACCTCAGCCTGCAGGCCGGCGACGACATGGTGCTGAAGCGGATGAAGCGCCGCCATTCCGCCGCCGATGCCACGACGGTGGTCGACCGCGCCCGTGCGCTGCGGCCCGACGTCGTCTTCGGCGCCGACCTGATCGCCGGCTTCCCGACCGAGACCGAGGCGATGGCGGCGAACACGCTGGCGCTGGTCGAAGCGCTCGACCTGACCTGGCTGCATGTCTTTCCCTATTCCGCCCGCCAGGGCACGCCGGCCGCGCGGATGCCGCAGGTGCCGGCGCCGATGCGCAAGGCGCGCGCCGCCGCCTTGCGCGCGGCCGGCGACGCGGCGGTGGCGCGCCACCTCGCCGCCCAGGTCGGCCGCACCGTGCCGGTGCTGATGGAGACAGACGGGCTCGGCCGCACCGCGCAGTTCGCGCCGGTCGCCGTTGCCGATGCCGGGGCCGGGGCGCTGCTGCCGGTCCGCATCGTCGGGCTGGACGGCGGCCGGCTGGTCGGCCGGGCGCTGGCAGCCGCGGCATGA
- a CDS encoding DUF1579 family protein, whose protein sequence is MARVAMMTAAAVIAGLSAVVPAAAQQPTEEEMMAAWQAAMAVGPQHEALAARVGTWAVTTTYAAMPGSDQMITEHGTAERTVALDGRVVEERFAGSMMGMPFTGEGRTGYDNVTGRYWTTWTDTMSTALIVLYGSYDEATATYTFEGTTVAPLMGDIPTRIERVIDGPDRETSVFYFQYPGMDEAEVMEIAYERQ, encoded by the coding sequence ATGGCGCGCGTTGCGATGATGACGGCGGCCGCGGTGATCGCCGGGTTGTCTGCCGTCGTGCCGGCGGCGGCCCAGCAGCCGACCGAGGAGGAGATGATGGCGGCCTGGCAGGCCGCCATGGCGGTCGGCCCGCAGCACGAGGCGCTGGCCGCGCGCGTCGGGACCTGGGCGGTGACCACCACCTATGCCGCGATGCCCGGTTCCGACCAGATGATCACCGAGCATGGCACCGCCGAGCGGACGGTGGCGCTGGACGGGCGCGTGGTCGAGGAGCGCTTCGCCGGGTCGATGATGGGCATGCCGTTCACCGGCGAGGGCCGCACCGGCTACGACAACGTCACCGGCCGCTACTGGACCACCTGGACCGACACGATGAGCACGGCGCTGATCGTGCTGTACGGCAGCTACGACGAGGCCACCGCCACCTACACCTTCGAGGGCACCACCGTCGCCCCGCTGATGGGCGACATCCCGACCCGGATCGAGCGGGTCATCGACGGCCCGGACCGCGAGACCAGCGTGTTCTACTTCCAGTATCCGGGCATGGACGAAGCCGAGGTGATGGAGATCGCTTACGAGCGGCAGTAG
- a CDS encoding nuclear transport factor 2 family protein, which translates to MLRIAIVFVVLWGALAGALAGPDQEGAVRDLYDRFAAAQNAHDVPAVRDLLLDSPRFLWVSNGMSYWGPETMVERMATFQRAEVWQVEPALDQAVFVPVNASAAYLHLPLTLVIGRAAAPDRLRFLVSMLAVDTDAGWRIAALFTTTANPG; encoded by the coding sequence ATGCTGCGGATCGCGATTGTGTTCGTGGTGCTGTGGGGCGCACTGGCCGGCGCACTGGCCGGGCCGGACCAGGAGGGCGCGGTGCGCGACCTCTACGACCGCTTCGCCGCCGCGCAGAACGCGCACGACGTGCCGGCGGTGCGGGACCTGCTGCTGGACTCGCCGCGCTTCCTGTGGGTCAGCAACGGCATGAGCTACTGGGGGCCCGAGACCATGGTCGAGCGGATGGCGACCTTCCAGCGCGCCGAGGTCTGGCAGGTCGAGCCGGCGCTGGACCAGGCCGTGTTCGTGCCGGTCAACGCCAGCGCGGCCTATCTGCACCTGCCGCTGACGCTTGTGATCGGGCGCGCCGCCGCGCCGGACCGGCTGCGCTTCCTGGTCAGCATGCTGGCGGTCGACACCGATGCGGGCTGGCGGATCGCCGCCCTGTTCACCACCACGGCCAATCCCGGCTAG
- the ftsY gene encoding signal recognition particle-docking protein FtsY — MSEKKGWFARLKAGLSRTSSKISEGVGAIFTKRKLDDDTLQELEELLIGADLGPATAARLAGNLAKTRFGKEVSPEEVRTALAEDVAEILAPVAQPLDVDRGHKPHVVLVVGVNGSGKTTTIGKLAKQLREAGKSVMLAAGDTFRAAAIEQLQIWGQRTGAPVIAKAAGADAASLAYDALAEARRSGVDVLLIDTAGRLQNKQNLMDELAKVVRVIAKQDATAPHDTLLVLDATVGQNAHSQVEIFKSMVNISGLVMTKLDGTAKGGVVVGLADRFGIPVHAVGVGESADDLRPFDPADFARSQMGLDQAG; from the coding sequence ATGAGCGAGAAGAAGGGATGGTTCGCCCGGCTCAAGGCCGGGCTCAGCCGCACGTCGTCGAAGATCAGCGAGGGCGTCGGCGCGATCTTCACCAAGCGCAAGCTCGACGACGACACGTTGCAGGAGCTGGAAGAGCTGCTGATCGGCGCCGACCTCGGCCCGGCCACCGCAGCGCGGCTGGCCGGCAACCTGGCCAAGACCCGGTTCGGCAAGGAGGTCTCGCCGGAGGAGGTGCGGACCGCGCTGGCCGAGGACGTCGCCGAGATCCTGGCGCCGGTGGCGCAGCCGCTGGACGTCGATCGCGGCCACAAGCCCCATGTGGTGCTGGTGGTCGGCGTCAACGGCAGCGGCAAGACCACCACCATCGGCAAGCTGGCCAAGCAGCTGCGCGAGGCCGGCAAGTCGGTGATGCTGGCCGCCGGCGATACCTTCCGCGCCGCCGCGATCGAGCAGCTGCAGATCTGGGGCCAGCGCACCGGCGCGCCGGTGATCGCCAAGGCCGCCGGCGCCGATGCCGCCAGCCTGGCCTACGACGCGCTGGCCGAGGCGCGGCGGTCGGGCGTCGACGTGCTGCTGATCGATACCGCCGGCCGGCTGCAGAACAAGCAGAACCTGATGGACGAGCTGGCCAAGGTGGTGCGCGTCATCGCCAAGCAGGACGCCACCGCGCCGCACGACACGCTGCTGGTGCTCGATGCCACCGTCGGCCAGAACGCGCACAGCCAGGTCGAGATCTTCAAGTCGATGGTCAACATCTCCGGCCTGGTGATGACCAAGCTCGACGGCACCGCCAAGGGCGGCGTGGTGGTCGGGCTGGCCGACCGGTTCGGCATCCCGGTGCATGCGGTCGGCGTCGGCGAGTCCGCCGACGACCTCAGGCCATTCGACCCCGCCGACTTCGCCCGCAGCCAGATGGGCCTCGACCAGGCCGGCTGA